One Gossypium hirsutum isolate 1008001.06 chromosome A08, Gossypium_hirsutum_v2.1, whole genome shotgun sequence genomic window, GGAGAGGTAAACATAAACTTCGATTATGAACTATAAAAtgaacattaataaaaaaaaagaagtaaactATACTAACATTCACTctactattagtaaattttttttgatcactcaactataaaaaattacaaaataattacccaattattagtaaatttcttttttggtcactagTTGGCTAATGGTGACTgtttttaaattgatataatagtaactttaaccctcaatatttatacattgtgtcaattttatcttgattctaaaaaatctaaccctcaatatttacgcATAGTGTAATTTgatctttttttataattttacttttacgtatgaccctttcacctaaaaaattcaaaaaaacaaaCTTATTAGCTAATTTTggttgaaaatatacaaaaaaataaaaaataaaagcactaaaaaattcaagataataatttttatcttctctcattcttttaaaattaactctcaatgtcacaaagaaaaacaaaactaaaaaacaaaaaaaaaattacacaatgtgtaaatgttgagggttaaagtttctattatgtcaattttaaaaactaCCACCATTAGCTTACTAGTGACcaaaaaagtcaaaattgaatagttaagtaaccattttttaattttttataattaaatgatcaaaataaaatatactaaataGTTTGTAACTACTAGTGTAGTTTATCCCAAAAACAAAAAGTTATTTCTTCTCTTAGCTCttctagttattattattattattattatatttttgtatgtatataagttttaataatctatataaattttaaaaatttattaattgatACATTAAGTAAAATATATAGTTTGAAATGCAATTAAAACATTATGAAATTTAGGAttaattatgggattaaatttgtaagataaattgttttaagatgGAGCTGCCActaatacttttatttttggCCTCCCCGATTTTGAcgcacaaaaaatatataaaattatacaaattaaagTATGGCAcattattaaacattaaattaagtggatttatttttaaaaataaattaatgatgTACCATTATACACTTATCAGTGTATCAATAACTTATATATGAACCATTTATTAGTCaataaataataatcaattaATATATGACCTTtctcaaattattttatttaatttttaatttaaaattttaaaaatatagacttaaattaaaaattagttttgTGCACCTAGCTCAAGTGCCTATATTCACTTGCCCATTAAGATAGCTGATTCTCACATGGCCCACTACAACTTAGCAAACTTCTATTAattaaagagttttatttttatttgagacctaacagaattttttttatcttgggCCAAGGGACTTAGCTATAAATCCAAAGAAATTCAGCCcaataatagtaaataattaaaatagggtttggttaatttaattaaataaattaacagAAACAGCCTAATTAAGAATAACCCAATCTTAAAGATTATTTTAAGTCCAAGCACATGAAGGAATAATTACGATGAAAGTTAAACAGTCTTCAAAGAAAGTTTGTGGAGCGCATATATATACATCCAAAAATAATTACAAGAAAGGTTCAATTATGCTCCCAGCTTCTATATTCTTCAtgcatttaaattttaatccttctatttttgtgatttaataattgaagtcCAATTGATAGCATCATCAAAGAATTtcgttatattaaataatgagatacttttaaaataagaaattttactCACACGGTTAATGTTACGCATgcggaaaataaaattatttgaatgtggGATTGTAAAGTTTTCGATTCTAGACTTAGTGTTATAGGGCTTTTTAGCTTTGTTTTAGAGAAGAATATTAAATgtccatatttttttttatttatttacatggcTTCCATTTAAGTTTTAAATTGGCCAAGTGagcaactttttttattttaaaaataccacataattcaatttaataaaaaaaattaatagtctTATCAATTGAACTTCAATTCTTACATCAAAAGAATAAAGAGACTAAAATCCTGAAATTAAAAATagtggaagaaaattttaaatgtgtGGACAATACAAGGACGATGACTAAATTCTTTTAGACTTCAAGTGCTAAAATAGCTCAGCaaaatcttttaattatttttaaatgatatattttgTGTCCAAAGTGAAGTTCTATAACTCAATATAACAATGTCAAATCAAGATATTTAAAGGaatccaaataataaaatttgtcaaaaatattcTTCATGCTACTTTTGCTCTTGCTCCAACTCTTCCACCTACATTAGGGATGACAACAAAGTAGGACAAGGGTGGATATTGTTAAATCCTCCACTATTGTACCATAGTGAGCACGCTTTACTCCACTGTGAATCTATAATTCTGTAAACTATTACCATCTTTATGGATATTGGATGCATTCATCCTCATCCCAGTTCATTccgttattatttttttttacctttttaatagTTATATATGTAAAAGGATGAAATGATAATTTCATTTAGTGGAGCGGGGTGGGGTGGGGTGGGGTGAGGCGGGGCGGGGCGAATAATTACCATAATCGCTTCATATCACTTTCTAAAGGAAAAAATTTCACCCACCCTGCattcattcttttaaaaattctatttcattCGAAACGGATCGATTCCAAATCTATCAAAAGGTTCGGGTTTTTCCATTCTTAACCTAAACCAatgagataattgagcactaaaatagtataaaattcaaaaaaaatacaaataagttGAATTTATATTTCTGTAAActattacttaatttattaataatgtaGTCTTAAAATAATTCACTAACAACCTTTACCGAAAACATTTGTAATCGTTTAGACTAGTAAGAAGTTGTACACactaaaagataaaatgtgaatGTGATGAGCAGACATGATGGACCAGATTGTAATTGAAAATTGCAAACCTTTTTCCAATGTGGTAATTGGGATTTGTAAGGGAACCATTTGAAATAAAAACATCTAATTATAGTTTTAGTCCCTTTATAGAGTTGAATTTAGGATTTAATATTCTCTTCATTTTAGTTCCTCataatttgattcatttatttttataatccaaTAAGTAAGTCCAAATTGTTAACAATGTCATAAATTTGGATctatgaaaaatattataaaaataaaagacaaattaaatcaatttaaagcaGAAAGATTAAATCTCAGATTTAAATATAATATGACTATAGCAAAATTAGCACCGAAACTATAACAGGGTCGACTTCATTTGTATATTGTTCTTTATGACTATAGTATCGTTACACCACGAAAATATATAATCACTCAATTAATTTTAGCATAAGTGATGAGGAATTGAAAAAAATCAAGTAAAAGAAATCTTACTTGAAATTCATTATACCATGCCCTCGAAGCTTGCTGTAAGCAATAGTAGTGTGTTTAACAATAGGAGAGAAAGCTTTCAAGTAATCACTGGTCAAACCATCAACAAGTTTAATATTGTTCCTGATCGGAGATTTGTCTCTTAATTCTGGCAAAAACCTTAGTAGGTTTACAGAGTGAACGTGACTTAGAAATTAGTTCAAATAGTAGCATTCTCCCTCACTTATATACCAAAAGTCATAAGGTCGAGGTGACTCTAAACTAATTCAAATAGTAGCAATCTCCCTCACTTATATAGCATAAGTCATAAGGTCGAGGTCAAATCCAGTCATATACAAACTCTTCTGTTTTGATGATCTCACCTATCCAACCATCTAGGATACAAAACCACAAAGTACACCCCACAACAATTGCCTTTAGTTTGCATGAACATGCTtgtatataatttgttttttcttacttaaaaaggaaaaaaaattggcGCTTGGCACAGTACAATTCAAAGTCAgattgatgacaaaaaaaaatacaaattcaactaCTAAACAGAGATTTGAAAAGAGTGTCTTTTGCCACTTcgtaagataatttttttttttaaaagcaacATTGTATGTGAAAATAGATCTAAAATTCTAAGCTACTTTGAAAATTTCAGACCCTCAGCTGTCTCACAACCTGGGTATTGAAATGGGAATTTTTGTGAAGAACTTCCCACATGATCAAGTTGCAACGAAGGGATATATTTAGCTtgagattgatgatgatgatgatgatgatggtccAAGCTCATAGGATGATTCGTTAAAAGCTTATCCAAGAACGACCATTCACCATTGTATCTCATCTGATCTTGCTGCATCAGTCCACCGCCACCACCGCCTCCGCCGCCACCGCTGCTCGAGGTTAGCCTCAATAAGTTTTGAGAGCATTCTACATCCATGGAGTTCAAAGAGAGTGGGGATATAAAAGAAGAAGCAGCAACAGCTGATGATTCAGGGCTGAATAACTGTGGTAACTGCATGGATCCATCGAAGGAATAATCATACAATGTATGTAAATGATTATTATTAGGCCTTGGTTCCATTTGATGAGCTGATGATGAAGCAATATTCTTCATGTGATTATAATTATTATCTTCTTGATTAAAATCTGCTTGAAAGTTACCCCTAATAAGATTCTTCTTCTTGAAAACCCTACAGACAACCCATCCATCTTCCTGCATATAGCAAAAAAGCCACAAAATCTTAtgttaaattattgttttacaGGCAATTTTTCATCGTTAAATCGAGTCTTTTTTTATTACCTGAACATCGGAATCGTCATCGTCTAGACGATATTCATGCATGATCCAATCGGTTTTTTGGCCATGAGGTGCACGTCCGGTGTAGAAAACTAGGGTTTTCCTCATGCCGATTTTCTTGGAGTTACTAAGATGGATGGCTTTGTCCCTTCCGGTAGCTTTCCAAAACCCGGCCGTGGTTGCTCGATTAGTTCGAGTTCCGGTCGGGTACTTTTTATCCTTGTGGCTGAAAAAATACCATTCGTTTTGAGGACCCGATCCGATTCGACATTTATCTGTGATTCATTAATCATCAGCAttagtaaataaaattaattgggGTTTTTAAGAGGTTTATCACATGTGATGAACTAACCTTTGAGATCCCACGGTTCGAGTTTATTAAGATCGACCTCTCGAATAACATCGAGGTCGATCGCTTCATACGAAACTTTCTTCCTTAAGTAATAGTAGAGAAGCTCCTCATCTGTTGGGTGAAATCTAAAACCTGGTGGAACTGAAAGCTGCCCATTTCCAGCCATCATTTTATTGATATCTGCAACAACAATATTTTACACATACTCTTAACTAATATATCTATTGTAAGGGTTTAAACTGCtgacaagagaaaaaaaaatagacaTATTTGTTGTCCATTGACAATGAAAATAACTGttcttttgtgttctttttttttttacttcatatATGATTGAATTAATATGAAGAAGCTGAAAAAGAACAACAACAAACAAAACCCTACATGACAGCATGCATGCATGcagatatgaaataaaaatccAGTTTCAACATGAAAAGCTATATAGTTTATAGTGACACAaagagataaaagaaaaaaaaagtacagGAAAAGGGAACTAAAAagcaaaccttttttttttttgttggaagGGTGTGAATGAACGTGATAAAGAACAGTACAAATGAAACAAGACAAATAAAACTGGGTTATGATGAACAAAAAGAGAGATGAGATtgtaagagagagagagagagagagagagagagagagagagagagagagagagaaattaaTTGTAGATATCTTAGCTTGAAGGGCACgatgtttagggtttttattaaGATAGAGAGAGATGGAGAATGTGGATATATATGAGACAACCGAGGATGGGCTGGCTGGGGGTcctgaaataaataatatatacatctTTTATACTTCAATTAATTAAGAATGTGTTACCAAGACTTTTGggtttaatttaaatttgggtGTTTTCCTTTTTCCAATGTTTGGAATTTAGTCATTCTACATGGATTAACATAGCTAATTTATAGTCACGCAAGACTTTcactatgtttttttttaaataatgttgaAATATTACAATCTAAGATTCAGAAATGAAAATCTTACAATCCCATATTCAACATTTTTTGTGATCAAAATAGTAGAATACAAATTTGGTCCATAGGCATTAGCCTTGGACAAAGCCTGAATACCACTATTGAAAATTGTGCCCTAATCGAGCAAATATCCGCACATTGGTTTCCCATTCTGTAAATACGACTGAGTGAGGCTATTTGTATTTAGACATAAAAGACCTGCAATCATTAACATGTGTAGAAAGAAAGGTATTATTAGAATAagcatttttaatgattttaaccaTAATTTCACCATCATTTCAATCTCCAAATGAGAAATATTCAACAATTCTTTTTTGCTTATTTAGCCTTTGTACGTAATCCAATTTAACTGAAGCCCTTAGAGTGACTTCCACtataaaagtctaaaatatatattaaaaaatacagGGACTGAAACCCAAATTAAACCAAAATCATGTATATTAGTTCAAGTATGAAGTATGGAATAGAGGGTTGGGGCATATGTCGTTGAACGGGGGACCTTATTCCTCAAAATCGCCTCATAAAAATGAGTAAAATCAGCACAACTGTCAATTGATTACTATTaaacttatattaattaattaataattctctctttattgataaaattatattaattattttatttatttatttatttcacttaACACGTACAGTTCACCTATACCTGACCTGAGCAAAATTTCAACAAAGGAATGAAAATAAATTCCCTTTCACCAATTATATATAAGCACACAATATtcttaattttatacttaattaaaaataattcaaaattattaatacTAAAAACAGCTTAATCGTATTATAATAAATAGATTTTAGACAACaaagtttcaaaaattaaaattaaaaaaccatTCATTATATAGCAATGATTGGCTTAAGAttgttaatataaatattaatttttagataaaatgtatttaagataaaattttgtgtaattttcataactatgtatatataatatatacagaTAATTATAGTACGTAGAATCCTtgattgtattttatatttttatatatattaatatattatatgtatatcaCATGGCATGGCATGGAATTCAGTGCCTGGCGTAGAATAAGCCTTTTTCGAgttattaaatcaaattaattaattaaaaataatttttattgggaTACTCAGTTGTTATTGCTCATTACCTTGCAAAGAATCACTGGGGATTAACTTTAACCGctcatcattattattaattaaaaattccgGTGTTCGATAATCACATCCAACTTAATTTAATTTCGGAATTAAAACTTGATTTTTAGTTATGAGATGCCCTAATTTGAGTTGAATCTAATTTTAATATAGCATTGTTTGAATTGGATTTGAATAGGGAATTGGTTCGAGTATTTATTCGGAAAGtaattttgaattgattaatttaaGAATCGATACAaattaattgaatcaaatttttaatatttaatgatttatttagtcAAATCGACCACTAATTTAACTACCAGTTCACGAAGatgtttttagaaaaaattatttgtcaaaattgataaataatattttttttcatttggataaacacttaattttggaaaattttgatcttaggagagttggatcaaatcttaattatttcttattaattaatttatttataaaatattaatattttttttctattttattaatttttgaatgcTTATTACTATGCTTGTTACTATTAGAAATATAATACAAACATAAGTTCTAACAACTACAAAGTAGATACTAAGTAAAGTGAACAAAAAATGGAACAGAGCTTGACAAAATTCTTCCATGGAAAACACGAATATTGTGATTGAAAACCACACATTGTAAATGTGTATTGTGATTGAAAACCACACATTGTAACACGAATATTGTGAGAATTGTAAAATAAACCCTCGTTAGCTTTTCAATTTTACTATTGAAAGAATAATAAACATAAAGTTTTTGACCAAACCAAAAAAATTGAAGTACAAATCGACCCGATCTAATCCGACCTAACTCGATTGGTGTTAGATTAAGAGTAAATTAGATTAGTGTGAAAAATGAAGCACAAAATACAATGTGAGCGTGAAATGAATtgactataaaataaaattacaaaaaataaatatcgAGACAATTATAGTAGAATTATAAATACAAGATTGagcaacaaaaaagaaaaatccaacCAATAAAAGTAAAACACACGAGGAATCAGATAGAATCACACAAAAATTATCCATGACAAACACACAAATTAAGACTAAATACTTAAGCATTGCAAATGTACATGGCAAGACTCGAAACCCGATGCTTGAAAATTTAGAGTCTCAACCTTTACCAATGACGACAATacttcattattttttttcaatttcataaATTGAACTGATAAAATTAGCCTTTTGAAATGAATCAAAAAATCAAACCACAAATAAATTTAATCTGATCCGATTAGATTAATATTAGATTAAAGGTAAATTAGATTAGTGTGAAAAATGTAGCACACAATCCCATATGAGTGTGACGATGGGgttgactattaaaataaaagaaaaaagcaaaACAAAGGGATTCTCACGCAACCCTTGCAAAGCAGGGAGATTAAAGAGCGAATGGTCAAACACGGTGGCTGAAAATCCTCCTTTAATCTCCCTATAAACACCACACTTTTTCTCTTCTTCAGGGCCTcattatttgtttgcttatatataaaacatattggCCGCATGTTGCGTTCCGTTCCGTTCCGTTGCCTTCACGGACATACCATCACTGCCACTTTATTAATGTAAGCACAATGGAAGATGCCTTTTTGGCTTTAGTTTTGGCTTAGTAAATCACTAGAGAATCCTATGCTTACCCCACCTATATTATTCATAATTTGTGTATATATCTATAtgggtaaaataaaaaaaagctatttattttttctcaatttcgAAACTGAGTAAATTGGTTTatctaaaaaaaatcgaaataatTTAGTCTCTTTCAATTTCAAAAGTAACTATAGACAATTAATTACGGCGccaatattttctatcaattctacataattttaattgatacagtaacaaatttagccttaaaCATTTACACATTTTGTAAAATTGGCTATGCTTGAAAAAGTTTTGCTTGCAACATTTGAGTAAATTTGTAAATGATGaggctaaatttattaattttttttagaatcaagaacaaattgataaaatatgtaaacattgaaggctaaatttgttattataccaattaaaattatgtacaaCTAGTGGAAGACATTAACTTTATGATTAGTTGTTtttagttgctcactttcaaaattgatagggattaaaCTACTCCATTTTTTTAGAGGGATCAATttactcaatttaaaaaattagaggGATTGAAGAGGTATTTTACCTATTAGGTTTAAAGTATTATACATGTTTCTTTCTTCATATAATATTTGTGTAATTTGTTAATGAGGATAAATCAAAACTATacattaactttaattttttgcaATTATAAgctttaaacttttattttggttaaaatgtatacataaaattttaattttaattaaattgtacatatttaaagaaataaatacattaatttatttttatattatataagtataattatttgtgtatgtaatatgTAAACACTgaataattatatcaataatgaTGCTGgttgtttttgaaaattgaatcaaataaaaatgtcatatataaaattatacaaaatcagtTTTATTGTATAACATTAAACATTGAACCAAAGTTTATTTATGGTTTTAAGATTTATCCCATTGTTAATGTCATATAGAATAATTGTTAAAACCATAATAAATTTGAGGGATAAAGTAACATTTAGTGCTCTTACTTGATaacttttttcaatttgatccttgaaTTTTTTTGGAGTCCGCATTAGTCTTAGAGTTTGACAACTTTCTACAATTCGGTGCGTTAACCTGATCATTAAGATGAAATTATCatcacataaattttaaatttttttatataaaatttaaaaatgcaaaaataaagaaattttaaaatttgtttagaaTTTTCAAGTGTTGGTGTAGCATTATATCAAGTGTCACATCATCTCACTTTAATGGAATCCAAATTTAGGGATCAAATAAAGAAAATTGTCAAGTTTCAAGATTAATGAggataaaaaaaagttcaaggaCCAAAGGTAGAAAAATCTAccaagttcagggactaaatgcTTCTTTATCTCCAAAATTTATGTAAAACTTAATCTATCAATATTCGTCATGTCATATTATCaaaaaaaacccctaaaaatTGATAACTTTTTCCAATTTGATCGTTAAATTTTTCCTGGTCAACATTAATTCTGAAACTTGACGGTTTTCTTATTTTGATCCTTAACTTGAATTCTATTAATGTATGATGGCATGATACAATTTTTAATATCTACAGTTATTAAGTTCCTACTTTATTAGATAACTACAACCTATCTAACAATAACCTTATTATATCATCTTATTAAATCACTTTTAATAACATATTGTTATTTGAATGGattttaataacatataattatatatgacatccattaatctaaaaattttaatttaatatttttcatattatgtTAATAATCATATAAACCTTAttgcttattttttttcttaatttcttagTAAATGCCCCTTTGTTGTACCCTCATAAAATAGCTGGTTTTActtttaatgttaattaaaatattgttaaatgatttatttatttgttaaccAAAGTATTAATATTGAAAGTGCAATCTCTTTAAATTACAATTTAGTAGTCAATGCCAATAAAATAATTTGCATTGTTTTCGACAAAAAGTTGAACAATTTTCTTCAAAATAATTATGTTTGTGAactcctaaaaaaataaaatatggatGGAGATCCTAAAAAACTGCCTTTTCCATCAAGCCCAAGAAGCATGGAAGGATCCATACCATTTTTCTCATTCCCATATCTATATCTAATATTTataggatttttttttctattcatttgtTCCCTCCAACACAAGCTTTTCTAAAATCTAAGTTGTGTCCAATTATGACAGCTAAAAAATGTTTTTTCTATGGTGATGTCTAGAGGTGTTTATTGTATGGTGGGGTTTTAATTCGATTTGAGTCGAGTTGAAGGTGTTTAGTtcgttttattgtttaaaaaaaatatatgtatatttgttgACCGTTGGATTAATATGTAGAAAAAATGAATAAGAGTTAAAGATGGAAGAGTTTTCTGGTGACAGAGTTAAGaggttaaaaaagaaaa contains:
- the LOC107908202 gene encoding protein SOMBRERO, producing the protein MMAGNGQLSVPPGFRFHPTDEELLYYYLRKKVSYEAIDLDVIREVDLNKLEPWDLKDKCRIGSGPQNEWYFFSHKDKKYPTGTRTNRATTAGFWKATGRDKAIHLSNSKKIGMRKTLVFYTGRAPHGQKTDWIMHEYRLDDDDSDVQEDGWVVCRVFKKKNLIRGNFQADFNQEDNNYNHMKNIASSSAHQMEPRPNNNHLHTLYDYSFDGSMQLPQLFSPESSAVAASSFISPLSLNSMDVECSQNLLRLTSSSGGGGGGGGGGLMQQDQMRYNGEWSFLDKLLTNHPMSLDHHHHHHHQSQAKYIPSLQLDHVGSSSQKFPFQYPGCETAEGLKFSK